From Eubalaena glacialis isolate mEubGla1 chromosome 5, mEubGla1.1.hap2.+ XY, whole genome shotgun sequence, one genomic window encodes:
- the NWD2 gene encoding NACHT and WD repeat domain-containing protein 2: protein MWPAGAGTRLPCPRDSALRRAAFSGNLTALPSHLMPAGRSVRVFISANPEDTGAERQALRENVYPKLREFCRENYGLEFQVIDLYWGIDEDEWDSPELQKTRMKLLEDCLKTSAGPCFVGLLGEKYGNIRIPGEVEASEFEMILDAAVEAKLETKLLEEWYCRDENSVPAAYYLRPKSEMLKSNKNAMQPSANAENEKTWQEISDEIKKVFKVAVKLLHEKRKMKHSQAKRYLFSAIEDEFDFALGKQTPAFLKKCVCYIRKIANIERFVKIPEMGKYMDITGAEPRIIRDPEAQEKLIKLRDEFIPTIVASSNLRVYTSVTHCDMKLGYSQEIENHYIEGLGKQFYEDMIDIIQATVQQNFDTETDTLYDEILQHSSLCKTYASFYEYKCESLNIVHKYILPSKTGHINPLIIYGGPCTGKTLLLAEVAKKAYGWLHEDTGPESDPVIVVRFLGTTDMSTDLRTLLLSVCEQLAVNYRCLVQSYPKKIHDLRDLFINLLNESSLQRPLVVIFDALEQLSESHEARKLWWLPVHLPRFVRIVLSTLPNKHGILQKLRCLIHEEDNYIELIPRDRKMCSQVLKHQLLRVKRKVTSGQQIYVNNAFSKCTLPMFVNLTFREVRNWRSHRDVDESSLCVTVHESIEQLFCSLERKCGQKLVSRALGYITMAKMGLSEMELEDVLALDNSVMNELNESARPSNPLRVPYLYIARLKEGLSGYLIERHVKNITLLVWANRHLQLIAQKLYLQDNSDLHEMHTILADYFLGVWSGGRRKAFCLEDPYLNGCLDLDSRSLLEEEKHFMEQASFDRQAPDQPWVFQCNPLEPDIFFVNHRKMCELLHHLTRCGKTDDLLYGIIMNFSWLYTMIKIGQFDKVLLDIELAYNYSQEKELKYLASTLRSIKTKVVAFPGSLSAELQQRLLPVVSSLPKLRHLLLECDKDGPKYCSIVPLHSSMDVTYSPERLPLSSSHLHVTEILPTCNPSTVLTALENGSISTWDVETRQLLRQITTAQSVILGMKLTSDEKYLVVATTNNTLLVYDNVNSCLLSEVEIKGTKHGSGSTYINGFTLSVKHALAWLEASKDVTVIDLLYGWPLYQFHCWYEVTCVQCSLDGVYAFCGQYLNTTTIFHLGSGEKLCTVTSEFSGGFVKFLLILDTAQEMVMVDSEGSLSVWNTEDISNPQLTDDFDCRREDSEVVSVELSEDQSAVLICKALSIELLDTGMWKVAEKFRAKHNERFISAVLSKNGDCIIATMENTSAVFFWRRDTGQCMASLQEISGTIVKLVKSSHHNMLLSLSTSGVLSIWDIDIITAMSNIDKTGKPIQSLVLPARGEIIYSLDGSDCVHKWNFSSGFLEAVFKHEGIVEHCVLTSSGDVMVTSDDKSSQYVWHTSSGENLFRINGQRISQLLITHNDQFVVSLCEENASRVWRLATGHRVCNILTTLQNAFITSANTFVVGVTKSKVLAVSLWTGSITKKFCCEDGTTIVNFKLIPDCPDIIVFITSAETVNIWSLTDEVICRRVQLPNNFLKNLEDFEISPNGKLGIISRGDENINVLDLHSGKLRVVHASGVIWRHRLSRDGRYLVYICFRNGEEEDENGAISSLIVMRLADGKNIGACSLYKTPTFLALSQRHLNIIVGFEDGSIGIYTVVDRVDAALKIKIATSNSRQIFNNATQTSRPKCHSYCFKVSVDCLWRESTEVFARDSPITVSDSMEPNEATPSKKHNSCYDRVCSALESRGQSYAPDN, encoded by the exons GGACTATTAGGTGAAAAATATGGGAACATCCGAATCCCTGGAGAAGTTGAAGCGTCAGAGTTTGAAATGATTTTGGATGCTGCCGTAGAGGCGAAGCTGGAGACCAAGTTACTGGAAGAGTGGTATTGTCGGGATGAGAACTCGGTGCCAGCAGCTTATTACCTCAGACCCAAGTCGGAAATGctgaaaagcaataaaaatgca ATGCAGCCCTCTGCCAATGCTGAGAATGAGAAGACCTGGCAAGAGATATCAGATGAGATCAAGAAGGTATTCAAGGTTGCTGTAAAACTGTTAcatgaaaagaggaaaatgaaacacaGCCAAGCCAAGAGGTACCTGTTCTCAG CTATAGAGGATGAGTTTGACTTCGCTCTAGGGAAGCAAACTCCAGCATTCCTGAAGAAATGTGTTTGCTATATTAGGAAAATTGCTAACATTGAGCGTTTTGTGAAAATCCCAGAGATGGGAAAATACATGGATATAACTGGAGCAGAACCAAGGATTATTCGGGACCCAGAAGCCCAAGAGAAGCTGATAAAACTCCGGGATGAATTTATTCCTACCATTGTTGCGTCATCTAATCTGAGAGTGTACACATCTGTTACTCATTGTGACATGAAACTAGGCTATTcccaagaaatagaaaaccattACATAGAAGGACTCGGTAAACAATTTTATGAGGACATGATTGACATAATTCAGGCCACGGTACAACAGAATTTTGACACAGAAACTGATACACTCTACGACGAAATCCTTCAGCATTCATCACTATGTAAAACGTACGCCTCCTTCTACGAGTACAAATGTGAATCTCTAAACATCGTGCATAAATACATTCTTCCAAGCAAAACCGGGCACATCAACCCTCTTATTATATACGGTGGACCATGCACTGGGAAGACCCTTCTGCTAGCTGAAGTAGCAAAGAAG GCTTATGGCTGGCTACATGAAGACACAGGACCAGAATCTGACCCAGTCATAGTCGTGAGGTTTCTAGGAACCACAGACATGAGTACTGATCTTAGGACTCTCCTTCTAAGTGTTTGTGAACAGTTGGCCGTGAACTACCGGTGCCTGGTTCAGAGCTACCCTAAGAAGATCCATGACCTCCGCGACTTATTTATAAACCTCTTGAATGAGTCTTCGTTGCAGAGACCCCTCGTGGTCATATTCGATGCCCTGGAGCAGCTCTCAGAGAGCCACGAGGCCAGGAAGCTCTGGTGGCTCCCGGTTCACCTTCCCCGATTCGTCCGGATTGTCCTCTCCACGCTGCCCAACAAACATGGGATCCTACAGAAACTAAGGTGCCTTATCCATGAAGAAGACAACTACATCGAGCTGATTCCCCGGGACAGGAAGATGTGCAGCCAGGTGCTCAAACACCAGCTGCTGCGGGTCAAAAGGAAGGTCACGTCGGGCCAGCAGATTTACGTGAACAACGCCTTCTCCAAGTGCACGTTGCCCATGTTTGTGAACCTGACCTTTAGGGAGGTGAGAAATTGGCGATCTCACAGAGACGTCGATGAATCCTCCCTCTGTGTCACCGTGCACGAAAGCATAGAGCAGCTCTTCTGCTCCCTGGAGAGGAAGTGTGGGCAGAAACTCGTCTCCCGGGCTCTAGGTTACATCACCATGGCCAAAATGGGTTTGAgtgaaatggagctggaagaCGTGCTGGCCCTTGACAACAGCGTGATGAATGAGCTCAACGAGAGCGCCAGGCCCAGCAATCCCCTGAGGGTACCTTATCTGTACATCGCAAGGCTCAAGGAGGGGCTCAGTGGATACTTAATCGAGAGACACGTGAAGAACATCACCCTCCTGGTCTGGGCCAACAGACACCTGCAGCTCATAGCCCAGAAGCTGTATCTGCAGGATAACAGTGACCTGCATGAAATGCATACCATCCTGGCAGACTATTTCCTGGGGGTCTGGTCAGGGGGCAGAAGGAAAGCGTTCTGCCTTGAAGACCCCTACCTGAATGGCTGCCTTGACTTGGACAGCAGAAGCCTGCTTGAGGAGGAAAAGCACTTCATGGAGCAGGCTTCCTTCGACAGGCAGGCCCCGGACCAGCCCTGGGTCTTTCAGTGCAACCCACTGGAGCCTGACATCTTTTTCGTCAACCATCGGAAAATGTGTGAGCTCCTGCACCACCTGACGAGGTGTGGGAAAACCGATGACCTGCTCTACGGCATCATCATGAACTTCAGCTGGCTTTACACCATGATCAAAATTGGCCAGTTTGACAAAGTGCTCTTGGACATCGAGCTGGCTTACAACTACTCGCAGGAGAAGGAGCTGAAGTACCTGGCGAGCACCCTCCGCAGCATCAAAACCAAGGTCGTCGCGTTCCCTGGCTCCCTTTCTGCAGAGCTTCAGCAAAGACTGCTGCCCGTCGTGAGTTCCCTGCCCAAACTTAGACACCTTCTTTTAGAATGTGACAAAGACGGGCCCAAATACTGCTCCATCGTGCCATTACACTCATCCATGGATGTGACCTATAGCCCGGAGCGTCTTCCCTTGTCATCTAGTCACCTGCACGTCACCGAGATTCTGCCCACCTGTAACCCCAGTACGGTGCTCACAGCTTTAGAAAACGGTTCCATCAGCACGTGGGATGTGGAAACGCGTCAACTACTCAGGCAAATCACGACAGCCCAGTCTGTCATCCTGGGCATGAAACTCACCAGTGACGAAAAGTATCTTGTGGTGGCAACGACAAATAACACCTTGTTGGTTTACGACAATGTAAATTCTTGCCTCCTGTCTGAAGTGGAAATCAAAGGGACCAAGCATGGAAGCGGCTCCACCTACATCAATGGATTTACACTGTCCGTCAAACACGCTCTGGCCTGGCTCGAAGCCAGCAAAGATGTCACTGTCATCGATCTGCTCTACGGATGGCCCCTTTACCAGTTCCACTGCTGGTACGAAGTGACCTGTGTCCAGTGCTCTCTGGACGGCGTGTATGCCTTCTGTGGACAGTACCTGAACACCACTACCATCTTTCATTTAGGGAGTGGAGAAAAGTTATGTACGGTGACATCTGAATTTTCAGGTGGGTTTGTGAAGTTCCTTCTTATCTTGGACACAGCTCAGGAAATGGTAATGGTAGATAGTGAGGGAAGCCTTTCTGTTTGGAACACTGAGGACATCTCCAACCCCCAGCTGACCGATGACTTTGACTGCCGAAGAGAAGATAGTGAAGTGGTCAGCGTTGAACTTTCAGAGGACCAAAGCGCAGTTCTGATCTGTAAAGCCCTCAGCATTGAGCTCTTAGATACCGGTATGTGGAAGGTGGCTGAAAAGTTCAGAGCGAAGCACAACGAACGCTTTATATCGGCTGTGCTGTCCAAGAACGGAGACTGCATCATTGCGACCATGGAAAACACCTCGGCCGTGTTTTTCTGGAGGCGGGACACGGGACAGTGTATGGCGAGCTTACAGGAAATCTCAGGTACCATAGTCAAGTTGGTGAAATCCAGTCATCACAACATGCTGCTATCTTTATCCACCAGTGGTGTTCTTTCTATCTGGGACATAGATATAATCACAGCTATGTCCAACATAGATAAGACTGGAAAACCCATCCAAAGTCTGGTGTTACCCGCTAGGGGGGAAATCATTTACTCCCTCGATGGCTCTGATTGTGTTCACAAGTGGAACTTCAGCAGTGGGTTCCTTGAAGCAGTATTTAAGCATGAAGGAATAGTTGAACACTGTGTGTTGACATCCTCTGGAGACGTCATGGTGACGTCGGATGACAAGAGCAGCCAGTACGTCTGGCATACCAGCAGCGGTGAAAACCTCTTCCGAATTAATGGGCAGAGAATATCTCAGCTGCTGATTACACACAATGACCAGTTCGTGGTCTCTCTCTGTGAGGAAAATGCCTCCAGGGTTTGGAGACTGGCCACGGGCCACAGGGTGTGCAACATCCTGACCACTCTGCAGAATGCCTTCATAACCTCTGCAAATACCTTCGTGGTGGGCGTGACCAAAAGCAAGGTGCTGGCAGTCAGTCTTTGGACAGGAAGCATCACCAAGAAGTTCTGCTGTGAAGACGGCACCACCATTGTGAATTTTAAATTGATCCCCGATTGTCCGGACATCATTGTGTTTATCACGTCAGCCGAGACGGTGAATATCTGGAGTCTGACAGACGAAGTGATCTGTCGCCGTGTGCAACTTCCAAACAACTTCCTGAAAAATCTAGAGGATTTTGAAATTTCTCCCAATGGAAAGCTAGGCATTATTTCCAGGGGAGATGAAAATATCAACGTGCTGGATTTACACAGCGGTAAATTACGGGTGGTTCACGCCTCTGGGGTCATCTGGAGGCACAGGTTGTCTCGAGACGGTCGCTACCTGGTATACATTTGTTTCCGAAatggggaggaagaggatgaaAATGGTGCAATATCCAGTTTGATTGTCATGAGACTGGCCGATGGCAAAAATATCGGTGCTTGCTCCCTTTACAAAACTCCAACTTTTCTTGCCCTCTCCCAGCGGCACCTGAACATCATTGTGGGTTTTGAAGACGGCAGTATAGGGATATACACGGTGGTGGACCGCGTAGATGCTGCACTGAAAATTAAAATCGCCACTTCAAATAGCAGACAAATTTTCAATAATGCGACACAGACATCCAGGCCAAAGTGTCATAGTTACTGTTTTAAAGTGTCTGTGGATTGCTTATGGAGAGAGTCCACTGAGGTCTTTGCAAGAGACAGTCCCATCACAGTGAGTGACTCCATGGAGCCCAACGAGGCAACGCCCTCCAAGAAACACAACTCTTGCTATGACCGGGTGTGCTCTGCCCTGGAATCCAGGGGCCAGAGCTACGCCCCTGACAACTGA